A genomic segment from bacterium encodes:
- a CDS encoding four helix bundle protein, translating to MYKLFHECLKIFPKTERFTLGQKIENTILEILELILSASYQSKYGKSETLIRGSDKNDLLKYLIRLAHDTKSINIKKYLLVEEKVLEIGRMLGGWIKSN from the coding sequence TTGTATAAATTATTCCACGAATGTTTGAAAATATTTCCCAAGACGGAACGATTTACTTTGGGCCAAAAAATTGAGAACACCATTCTAGAAATTTTAGAACTAATCCTTTCAGCCAGTTACCAATCAAAATATGGAAAAAGTGAAACCTTAATAAGAGGTAGCGATAAAAATGACCTTCTAAAGTATCTTATCCGTCTTGCTCACGATACCAAATCAATCAATATAAAAAAATATCTATTAGTTGAGGAAAAGGTTTTAGAAATAGGTCGTATGTTAGGTGGCTGGATAAAATCCAACTAA
- a CDS encoding reverse transcriptase domain-containing protein, producing MFLAWREFKKGKRKRLDVQEFDFNLEDNLFQLHSELKNKTYKHSQYIPFYVTDPKLRHIHKACVRDRVLHQAVFRVLYPIFDRHFMFDSYSCRIGKGTHKAVTRLETFCRKLSQNNSQTIFALKCDIKKFFDSIDQDALIKLIQLKIKDDNAVWLVEKIIGSFNKGLPLGNVTSQLFANIYLNELDQFVKHNLKEKYYIRYCDDFVILGSNKYYLLNLSYKINTFLFENLKLFLHPDKIIIRKYRQGIDFLGYVVLPNHRVLRTKTKRRMLRKINEKNVDSYLGVLRHCKGFNIKQKLLFYF from the coding sequence TTGTTTTTAGCTTGGCGCGAATTTAAAAAAGGCAAAAGAAAAAGGTTGGATGTTCAAGAATTTGATTTTAACCTAGAAGATAATCTGTTTCAACTGCATAGCGAATTAAAAAATAAAACATATAAACACAGCCAGTATATTCCTTTTTATGTTACCGACCCAAAATTGCGTCATATCCATAAAGCTTGTGTACGCGACAGGGTTTTACATCAAGCTGTTTTTAGAGTTTTATATCCAATATTCGATAGACATTTTATGTTTGATTCTTATTCTTGCCGAATAGGCAAAGGAACACACAAAGCAGTAACAAGACTAGAAACTTTTTGTCGTAAGTTAAGCCAAAACAATAGCCAAACTATTTTTGCTTTAAAGTGTGATATTAAAAAGTTTTTTGATTCCATAGATCAAGATGCTCTAATTAAATTGATTCAACTAAAGATCAAAGACGATAATGCTGTATGGTTGGTTGAGAAAATAATAGGTAGTTTTAACAAAGGGTTACCCTTAGGCAATGTAACCAGCCAGTTATTTGCCAATATTTATTTAAACGAATTAGACCAATTTGTTAAACATAACTTAAAAGAAAAGTATTATATTCGTTACTGCGATGATTTTGTTATTTTAGGAAGTAATAAATATTATTTATTAAATCTGTCTTACAAAATTAATACTTTTCTTTTTGAGAATCTAAAGCTATTTTTGCATCCAGACAAAATAATTATTCGTAAATACAGGCAGGGTATAGATTTTCTGGGTTATGTGGTTTTGCCTAACCATAGGGTTTTGAGGACTAAAACAAAAAGAAGGATGTTAAGAAAGATTAATGAGAAAAATGTAGATTCGTATTTGGGAGTTTTGAGGCATTGTAAGGGTTTTAATATAAAACAAAAACTGCTATTCTATTTTTAA
- a CDS encoding glycine--tRNA ligase translates to MVDSIDKIVSLCKRRGFVYPGSEIYGGLANSWDYGPLGVELKNNIKQLWWKKFVHGRDDMVGLDAALIMNPKVWEASGHLSNFNDPLAECVKCHSRFRVDEHDKSEARNSKSETNTKLQNKNKCSNCGGNLAEPKQFNLMLKTFLGPAEDSSNTVYFRPETAQAMFVNFKNVLDTTRKTIPFGIAQIGKAFRNEITPGNFIFRTREFEQMEIEYFIKKDTWQENFEHWRKEMLGWMEDVGIDLKHVHEIEIPAEDRAHYSKRTIDFEFDFPFGRKELYGLAYRTDFDLKNHEKGSGQNLKYREQGDGTSSGEEYWPHVIEPTWGVDRSLLAILCSAYDDTDSSRTVLKLSPKIAPYKVAVFPLMKNKPELVEAARKVYVGLKKEFVVAWDDRGNVGKRYYSQDEIGTPYCITVDFQTLEDETVTVRDRDTTTQERIKISELQNYLSDKIYS, encoded by the coding sequence ATGGTAGATTCTATAGATAAAATTGTATCTTTATGTAAGCGCCGAGGATTTGTTTATCCTGGGAGCGAAATTTATGGTGGTTTGGCTAATAGCTGGGATTACGGGCCTTTAGGCGTGGAATTAAAAAATAATATAAAACAGTTGTGGTGGAAAAAATTTGTGCATGGTCGCGACGATATGGTTGGTTTAGATGCTGCTTTAATAATGAATCCGAAAGTTTGGGAGGCTAGTGGGCATCTTTCAAATTTTAACGATCCATTAGCAGAATGTGTTAAGTGTCACTCAAGGTTTAGGGTAGATGAACATGATAAATCCGAAGCACGAAATTCGAAATCCGAAACAAATACCAAATTACAAAACAAAAATAAATGTTCAAACTGTGGAGGAAATCTTGCTGAACCTAAGCAATTTAATTTGATGTTAAAAACTTTTCTTGGTCCAGCCGAAGATAGCTCTAATACGGTTTACTTTCGGCCCGAAACGGCGCAAGCCATGTTCGTTAACTTTAAAAATGTTTTAGATACAACCCGTAAAACAATTCCGTTTGGTATTGCTCAAATTGGTAAAGCTTTTAGAAATGAAATTACACCAGGGAACTTTATTTTTAGAACGCGCGAATTTGAACAAATGGAAATTGAATATTTTATTAAAAAAGATACTTGGCAAGAAAATTTTGAACATTGGCGGAAAGAAATGCTAGGTTGGATGGAAGATGTCGGCATAGATTTAAAACACGTGCACGAAATAGAAATTCCAGCCGAAGACAGGGCTCATTATTCTAAACGCACCATAGATTTTGAATTTGATTTCCCTTTTGGCCGAAAAGAACTTTATGGTTTGGCTTACCGCACCGATTTTGATTTAAAAAATCATGAAAAAGGCTCTGGGCAAAATTTAAAATATCGTGAACAAGGAGATGGTACATCTAGCGGCGAAGAATATTGGCCACATGTTATAGAGCCAACGTGGGGAGTAGATAGATCGTTACTTGCTATTCTATGTAGCGCTTACGACGATACTGATTCATCTCGCACTGTTTTAAAATTAAGCCCAAAAATAGCGCCTTACAAAGTTGCGGTGTTTCCTTTAATGAAAAATAAACCAGAACTTGTGGAGGCGGCTAGAAAAGTTTATGTGGGTTTGAAAAAAGAATTTGTGGTAGCTTGGGATGATCGCGGTAATGTTGGTAAACGTTATTACAGCCAAGATGAAATTGGTACACCTTACTGTATAACTGTAGATTTTCAAACTTTGGAAGATGAAACAGTAACGGTTCGGGATAGGGATACCACTACACAAGAAAGAATAAAAATTTCGGAATTACAAAATTATCTTTCAGACAAAATTTATAGTTAA